The following DNA comes from Kryptolebias marmoratus isolate JLee-2015 linkage group LG23, ASM164957v2, whole genome shotgun sequence.
GTTTGGAGGCTGTATTAATActtaatttcttttgttttcacaaatcTAGCTTTCTTTCAATGCCACCAGCAATAAACTCGTGTTTCGTCCAAACGTATTTCCCTTtataataaatgtgtgtggTAACTATGTGAAATGTATCCAATCCACTCCCACATGCATCTCTTAAGAATAACAGTAATAAACAGatactgactttattttaattaattaaacatttacaaaaaagaagTTAAGATGGAGTCACTTTTGTTTATGTCTGTATTTGGATACCTACACACAAAAGGATTCCTGGAAAACAAACTCCAACACCTAAATTATTGACTGATCTAATAATGAATCtgtattaaagtttttatcacACATGTGATGAAAACACTGAACCCTAATCTTGCAGGTCAGTCGGCTCCAGCAGCTGGACTCATCACAGCTCGTGTTTTCTCGATGACATTCAGGGCGATGGTCTTCACTCCAGTTAAAGCCTCTTTGCAGGCTCGGTCAATCTGGGACTCTGGCAACAGGAAGCCGTAGCGGCCGCGGTCCTGGAGCTCAAATGTGAAGGAGTATTTGATGCCGAGGTTGTAGGCCCAGTCGTCAGAACCGCCAGGAGCCAGGTCTGGagagaattaaataaataaaataaacaggttaTGACCATTTGTGTCTGAATCAAGTCAAACTTATTCAGCTTTTGAAGTAAACCATTTTTTCTTACACAATGCCTTTCCTCCTGAACCATATGCATAATGGTTTAGATAATATTTTCGGATGTTGTCAGCAGCTCCTTTGGCCATCTCAAgcttaacaagaaaaaagaaaaaaaaaagaatgaaggaGCCTTTCAAGTCATCATAAATAAACCGATCATATCTTGACCAGAGTACCAAATCACTGAGATTCTCAGGTTCATCCGTGATGTAGGAAAATGGAAAGAGCAGCTTCTGAGAGTAGGAGTGGATGGTGATGTAGAGCTGAATCGAGTCTTTGTGGCTGCGCAGGAAGTCGGCCACAGCCTGGGTCTCAGGTTCGGACTCGGGGAACGAACCGCAGAAGATCTCAGAGCAGGGATCGTGAGAGGCTCCCTGTGCTGAGCAGAGCGGAAACAATTCACCTGATAAATAACACCGTCTCCAATATGTTCATCTTCTTTTATAAggaattaacaaaacaaaggaaattcTTTTTCTTGAGtttgacatttaatttttatcttaaggtattaaataaaaaaaataaaaaaaacttactgcCCCAGCTTGCATCAAAATTTCTGTTCAAGTCGACTCCGACGCAGTTAGTGCCCCTTCTGAGGGAACGGTTCTTCCTCCACAACCTGTTCTGAAGCtagataataattattaatattattattaatctaGTTGAAATTACTTAATCTGAAACTCCAGGGAGGGATTACTGCATGAACCTTTTAGATCTGGGAGGCAGTAAGTCACACATGGaggacaaaaagacacaaaatgacttttaaaggATAGATAAAGGAGAGCAAATCATGAAACGACTATTAAGGGGAAAAATAAtccatggaaataaaaaagtgactATAAAGAGGGGCAGAAAGGTACATACAACTAGTGTACAAGAAAAATTAGCTAtaatgaaagacaaaacaaataaaatgaccacaaataatttttaaaaaactacatatgaaaaaataaaacaaaatgactgaaagtgCCAAACATACTACCACaaggagacacaaaaacaacaaaaaagtgcaaaattacaagaagggaaaaacaacaaaagcacatAAATGTTAGATGCAGGAGTGATGAGAtgcaaaaaacagatttactacagaaatacaaaacagacGTGCGATATAGCAAAACAGAGACATACAACTACAACAAAATGtctaaagagaggaaaaaaacaactttaaaagtaacaaaaactacaacaaaagtAACTGCAAAGACACAACtactttaaaaaaggagaaaaacaacaacaaagaaacagaaatacacacTGGAAAGATAAAAAAGTGGCTACtaatgcataaaaatgaaacaaaaattaaaacataaagacaaaagcaCTTTGAAAGGAGTTCATACAATCTGTTCATGTAAAACTTTTCTCCTTTACAAGTTCTTACTTTCGTCCAGGTGTGTTTGTATCCGTCAGGGTTCAAGACAGGTAAGACATAAATATCCATGCTGTCCAGAATGTCAGTAATTTCCCGGTTTTGGTTGTAAAATGACAACGCCTGCCGAGGGGAAACgctttgattttagttttgaagGCGGCAGAACAAACTCAAAGACATTTCCAGACCCATTTTAGGGGAAATGCACTCACGTGATGCACGAACGACAAGCAGAATGCAGGGGAGATCCACTCCCTGGCGTGGATCCCGCAGTCGATCCACATGGCCTTTTTGTTCGGCCTGTTATTCAGAGACAGctggagggggagaaaaagtgGTCATAATCATCAATAATCATCTTTATCATTGCAAGATTTGACAGGTGTTAAAATTTACCTTTAGAGCGTAGAGGGGTCGCTTCTCGTATGAGGAGCCGACAAGGATGGCTTTAACTGTGGAGCTGTAGTCATGTGTGGTCCTATTTATCCAACTGTAGATCTGCAACAGAGACGACAGGTTCGAGCTATAACTTCACTTCAATTCGAACAACAATTAGGGATTAAATCAAGTTACGATTAATTGTGGCTTTAACAGTTTCTAAGAAGTTCAAATAATACAACTTATCGCGttcccaaacacaaaaaaaagaggcttaAATCTCACCACTTCCAGAGGGTGATATTTCTGGTAGAAAGTTGAGCCACTTCTTGGGTCAGTGGAGTCATTCCTCATCTGCATTTCGATCAGCTCATCAGCGTTAGCCAGCAGGACCCTGACAATAAGAGCAAACACGCAGGTGCAGATTGTTCATCTCTAGTGGCTCCTACGGGGGTTCGCGCTCTCGGACATGTAACGTACTCGTGTGTCATGCCGTGTTTCTGAAGCAGATCCATGACCGCCTCAGAGCTGTTTGCAGGAACGTAAAGGTGGACCGGAGTCTCGGCCTCGATGTGATCAGATGAAACAGGCTGCCATAAATTTGTCTGAGGGAAAATGTGAAGTGTTAGGAGTCAATGAAAGGCAAATACATACACGTAAATGCTggtatattaaaacaaaagaaatctacCTCATATTGAGTGGACACATTCTTCAATACCTCCACTTCTTCTTGAGTGTTGGGGGTGATTGATAAAACCTGGTCACTGATAGAAATGTGTTCAAATTACAGTTCATACTGTAAATTATGGcgtcaaacagctgaaatgcaCTCGATCTAAAGGAAGTGTATGCCACAGTACGGTTTCATGTGTTTACATAAGGGTGCCTCTCTTCACTCTGTGGAAACTTTCCCCACAAACctgttcaaaaaacaaaaaacaaaaaacaaaacattactcCTATGGGTTAACATCTACAAAGACAATTTACCGTGTTTCTGCACAGTGTCCCGTCTTCAAAAACAGCTCCAAATtcataaaagcaaacagaatgaAAAGAGTCGTCATGATGTCAGGGTCCGGACTGAAAACTACAAATGTTTGTTCTGTTAGGGTAGGGACACGTTATTGATTGAAACTGTGTTtattctgaactttttttttttggggggggggggtgagtaGGGTATAGCAAAAACAGAGcagtttaattcattttagagacatcttttttttttgttttgcaaatatctaaaataatttAGGCCCTTTACAATGAGCTTTTCCCCCTCTGTGAGAATAAAATGTGGATGCAGTACCTCCTCCTTGCCGGCAGGGGGCGAAGGTGAAAACTGATCAGAGCGGATCGACGcgtttttgttgttaaagatGTCGGCCCACGATCAActggttctgtgtttgtgtgaaataaCGAGGTAAGATGCATTTAAATGAGGACCAAATGTTATTTCTCGCTTTTAATACCAAAATTAGTCTTTTTCTCGTCCCTTTTGGGCTAATGTTAGCaacatttaactaaagaaaaatagagaaatgctgatgtttttcaTATTAGTTTCCCGAGTATGAGCCAATTCACCTGTTGTATTCTGtgggataaatacaacaaaggCTTTCTGATTGTTGTAGtaatattttcatataaaacacAGCGATTTAGATGTCGAATCCCatccagttttctgtttaatcaATGTTCACTCCTGAacatttctgttagtttttcagggaaggttgtaaatctgaaactgaaacaacttCCAGCCCTCCACTTTTTAACTTCTAGGTCATGTCCAAGTTAGTTATTTAAACAAGACCCAACAACCAACATTTAGCTGCAGCAAATtactgttcttttttgtttatgagaGCACTAATAGGATGTCTTTGCCTGGAGTTATTCTTAggaaaatactaatttatttatttccatttatggGGATTTATCAACTTAAATTTGAACCATGGAAAACATGGCTGTAGTTTCAAATAGTTGTTGAGCTCTAGTTTCTGTTAAGTATCCTATCCGCTGACCAGTGTGCTAGCGTGTCCCTGGCTGGAAAAAGatagaataaaataatgtgtATTCTCTCTAAACTTTTGTCACATGGAAGTGAATATGTCTCTCTTTGTTTCAGGTTGCTGTGGAAGTTGCTGCTCCCGCTGGTGTTTCTTTGCGTGCTGCTCGTTGcggtcctggtcctgctggTGTTGGCAGTTCGCTTCTGGCTGCAGAGTAGCAGGAACGCTCGGCGGGCGAGGGAAGGCCGCCCCACCGTGGCGTTTTTCCACCCTTACTGCAATGCCGGTGGCGGGGGAGAGAGGGTGCTCTGGTGCGCCATCAGGACGTTACAAAACAGGTGGAGTTGACTTTCGTAGAAGTTGGTTTTTGTCTTTGACGAAGTAAGCTTACCTTCCCACATGACTAATCCACTTGCAGGTACGCGGACATCAACTTCGTGGTGTACACAGGAGACCTGGGTGTGACGGGGCAGCAGATTCTGGATGGAGCCAGACGTCGTTTTAACATCGTCCTGCCCCGGCCGGTTCAGTTTGTCTTCCTGCGGCACCGGGTGCTCGTGGAGGCCAGCCTGTTTCCTCACTTCACCCTGCTGGGTCAGAGCGTGGGATCCATTTTCCTGGGGTGGGAGGCGCTGACCGAGTTCGTCCCGGATCTTTACATCGACTCCATGGGTTACGCCTTCACTCTCCCCCTGTTTCGCTACCTGGGAGGCTGCAGCGTGGGGAGCTACGTTCACTACCCCACCATCAGCACTGACATGCTGTCTGTGGTGAGGGAGAGGAACCCCAGGTAATCTCTTCCTGCTGTAGAGAAACAGTGTAAGGTATATATTAACTGTTATTGTTATAGCCAAGGGAAATGGAGTATCAGAGTGAAAATCTAATACACAAGAATCTATCATCTATTTGGTTTAACTTTAGGAGTCTATGAATTGAGggatgtgaaaaaaatgcacagaagttgagttttaaacaaacagggagacaaaatgtaattttgataCTATGACCAAATAAGGACGAATATAGGAGAGATTTCAGTTTGCATAAATAACTTGCTATCAGAGATGAATTGTAGGTGAATATTATAGTTCAAAGATGGAAAGATGAAGAAAGATAATCAGGCTTGCATCAGAGCAAAACAACAGCGAGCAGACATGCATTTATCACTCAGTGTTTGCCATGAAGTAGTGTTCCTACTTTGAGATGCAGAGTTGAAGCGAGCTTCGAAGCAGTGGTTCAAGGAAAATGCAGCCTCGACTTTGAGCTCGTATCGGAGCGTCGGTGTCAGACGGCCATCAACGCGCACACGGGTGGTGACTGCTGGCAGCCCAACTCTGCTCAGACTGAGTTAAAACTTCAGGATGGATGGGATGCAGGACCAGCCTTCTTTTATGTTAAACTACTACAACgggtttttttaatcacaataaaATTAACACTATCTATTTCTTGTAAAACTGTTCTAAATCTGACTTTAatgttataaaaactaaaaacaaggtGGCACAAAAGTTAAAGCCAAATTGGCAAACTAAACGGACTTAACGGTCTTAATAACCCCAAGTTAATGTCTCAGGTTCAACAACCAGGACTTCATCACAAACAGTCTGTTCCTGAGCGCCTTCAAGCTGGTCTACTACTGCCTGTTCGCCCTGCTCTACGGCATGGCCGGCTCCTGCAGCGACATCATCATGGTCAACTCCTCCTGGACTCTGGAGCACATTCTGTCCCTGTGGCGCTCCCCCAACCGCACCAGCGTGGTCTACCCGCCCTGCGATGTCGGCGCCTTCCTGGACATCCCGCTGGAGGAAGACGGAGACAGGAAGTGTCACTCCATCGTTTCTGTCGGGCAGTTCAGACCGGAGAAGGACCACCGACTGCAGATCAGAGCCTTTAAGAAGGCGCTGGGCAGAAGACAGGGGCTGAGGCTTGTTCTGATTGGTGGATGCCGGAACCAGGAGGACGAGGACAGGGTGCTCATGCTGAGGGGGCTTTGTCAGGAGCTGGGTGTGGCCGATAAGGTGGAGttcaaactaaatgtttcttttgagGAGCTGAAGAGAGAGATGAGCGAAGCCACTATTGGACTACACACCATGTGGAATGAACACTTTGGAATAGGTAATTAATCAAACTCCTAGGCtgcattaaaactaaaaaggttaaaagtaaTTCCTCACTGTTGTTCCCCCCCCCCAGGCGTTGTTGAGTGTATGGCAGCAGGGAAGGTCATCCTCGCCCACAAGTCCGGAGGTCCAAAGCTGGACATCGTTGTACCTTTTGAGGGGGGTCAAACCGGCTTCCTCGCAGATAACGAAGACGGTTACGCCGACGCCATCGATCAGATCCTGGCTCTGCCGCCCACCGACCGCTCGCAGATCAGACGCAACGCCCGCCAGTCTGCGGCGCGCTTCTCCGACCAGGAGTTCGAAGCCTGCTTCTTGGCTGCCATGGAGCCTCTGATGGGAACTCTGGAACGATGATCTTTTCTTTCGTGCACACTTTAATCACAAACATGGTGAACTCGCTGAACTAAGCGTCTGTAATTTGTCACAATAATAATTAAGATATGTAAATACAAATTCAGTTATCATTCTATGTTtagagtttgtatttttgtagaaCATTTCTTTGCCAGTAGCTTTTGTTCAAGTTGGAGCATTCAGAGGGGAACAAATGAGCCACACTCTGTGAGCTGAATAATACTGAAAAAAGGGGAGTAAGGTGGCTAAATAAAAgcgctttttttgtttacaaaaatcaacatttcCTAAGCCCATTATGTGAAGTATTTTTGATTGTAAAACTGATCAGTGCTTGAAAATAAAGTGGGTTAAAGTTACTGCCAAAAACTCCAGctacaaataacacatttttgatttagagaaaaaaaactactttctaTCATCAGATTAAAACTTAAGAAAGGGTAACTTTAGCTGATATGCATTTTGAAATTTCTGTCATAAATTAcaagtaatttttaaaacttttcctcatttgctttttgtgtaggccacatcagcctttttgtAATAGCTTCTGAGGATCTAAAAGGGTATAAATACTCATCTCTAGTCATATAATCTGCACTTTTTATTAACACATCCACTGACTGAGCTCTATactgtctttttcttctctgcttaTAATCAGTTCTGTCCAACTTTTATTCTTCCTTCATCCAAGAATCTTCAATGACACCAACATACACTGCAGTATTAGGTGCATATAAGTAAATTAACCCAAACTTCTGATAGTCCTTGCTCCAGTGGCAGCTGGTTGTAGACAGATGGAGAGTCTTCAGTGGTGACCGGACGTTGAGAACCCAGCTCAGTTTGACTGCATCCAAGCCCTGTCCAGAAAATGTCATGAACATCCATCTTGGCTGATTTGATTACAAGTGCACAGCTCTGATTGggactattttttttccctttgcgATCTGATGCCAGTTAAACTTGCAACACAGTGGCTTGTCAGTGCACATTAATTAGTGTCGTCAGAGCAAAAACTGACAATTTTAAACTCCATTGCAGTAAAAACGACTGACAGCCGTGAACCGTTTCCTGCACAGCTTTTACTGCGAACGTAACTTGAGCTGTGTGCGTAATTCGGTGAATAAAACGTGACTTAATGCTGCTCAAACGGTTGTTCTGTGTTTGACACAGCTCACAGCgaccacagtgggtccaaaCGGCtccaaaacaatcagaacaaactttaaagaGAAACCAACCATACAGCGTTCAGTTAATTCCTTCTGGTTtataaaatcctgacaaaatgggccctttttttttttaagaaggcGATCACTCAGGACAGAGGTCTTAGGTGCAAGTCAGAAATCAAACCTAAATTTAAACCATTTCCACGTTTTATGTCTCTAAAACTAAGAATACACTAAAGGATTTAGGACCTTTAGCATTCTAGGTTCAATAAATGCCTATAATGTTAGTCTGAATCACAGCTAAATGCTATTTACTTTACATCATTACATTTACTTTGTGTAGTTCAGAATCCAACCACTAGATGGAGCAGTACACCTAATTACAGCAATATCATTTTTCAGCTTAAATTCATCGAAATCTGCATAAAATcgttgaaaacaaataaaggacaGACAAGTTGAAATCTAGTTTGAACATTTATATTGTGGTTTTCAGTTTATATGcaagaggaaacatttactCAGCCtccttaatattttttttgtctttactttaCTTTGCCCTCCCCACACGTCGACATCAGCACATCGATAACTTACATCCCCACACTTTAGCGAACCTCCTGTCAAGAGAAGATATCCGAATTAGGCCTCTGTAGCCGAGCTGGACAGATGAACGGCGTGTTTACCGAGCCTTTTTGTGGATCAGCAAGTTCGCGATGAGCTCAGAGGAGCAGTTGATATGCTGTGAAATCTTAATGATATGTCATCCGGGCGCACGAAGATCTGTCAGGAAAAGGATTGCTTGAAGGACAGCACGAGCACCTTAAAAACCAAAAGCGTTGCTGCAAGAAATGGAAACCCCTTCGTAATTGACTTTATAGACCCAAAGTTCAGTCCTTTTGTACTAAAGGCTGAAGCAGCAATGGCACCATGAAGAAACAAGACACAGAGTTGAAAGCACTTTCAGTCAAATGCGAGTCCGATGGCGTGGTATTAAATACGTGATTTAATGCTCTGTACATTAAACAGGCGAACTCCGCCTCCCTCAACAGGGTCACCTCATCTTGTAAGATGAgatttcagttctgcttttagGATGATgcgtttggggggggggggaaggcaGCAGAGGCCAAATGAAACGGAGCTGCAGCTGTACAGATGCAAACGGAAGGATAAGGTCCAAAATCAAGCCAACACACAGGGAACTTACACACAGTCCACAAAGATACACCACACCATAGGCCTCCCGTTCTGTTTAAGACAAGTCCTTTACAAGATTTGCCCCCCACCCCTCACTTGCACTTTCCATATTCCTTTAAAGCCTTTGGAAGATATCTCCTTTCTGCTTTGACCTCTGTGCAAGATTTTGGGAATAAGGCTTCCTTCTGATTTGCATTTTCCAAGTTGTGAAACAGTCTAGAAATTCTtgagcttatttttttttttttcgcagaAACTATCAGTACTGCTGAATTGCCTTTGTAATGTTTTGAACAATGCCTCACACATACATTCCACTGTGCCCTAACGTTCTGATCCAAACCAGACTTTGTTGACCAGCTATTAagacatttatatatataaaaaaactcatttcatttaaattattttatataaaagcaAACCAATCATCGTAACGCAAAGGCCTTTTCCTAACTTTAACTACTTCACCACCGTACGTTCAAACATACATGCACGCACTCAATGCATGCATGCATATTCAGTCGgtttctgtctctcacacaTGCACGCACGCCGGAACAGCTTTGTGGTTTACAGCCTGAAGTCACGTGATCCATGCAGTATAAAAGCAGGGGAAAAAATCCTGATGTGGGTTTTGTCTCTGGGTCGCAGCGAAGATGCAAGTTTGGCTCAGACCTGAATCCAGTACGTTTGCGCAACTCCTTTCAGCGTCAATTTCAATTTAAAGGGGGGGTTTACCATAAGGGACAATCCAAAACTGTGCCAGAGAGCTTTGAAagtcacagaaaagaaaattgacCGCTTTGTGACTTTACCTGCTACAGTCCCAACCATTCCAGGATTGTAAACCTCACAGACCTACGATGtcttaagtgtttgtttttttaaatgcacgGTTTAACCATGTTCTAGTTTGGCTTTTCATATATACACTGTGATCCCCAGAGAGTACAAGTAGTACAGGAAGTCAAACTCCTCCAGCTAATGCATGTTAACATCAGTACATCTCTTCATAAAGTCCCGAACTCAGAGTTCAACACTCTCCTGTAAGTTTAGTTGCATCCCCTCGCTTGGGAGGTGCAGGTGGGGGCCCTCTTCGTAACGTTGCATAGCCTGAGATGTTTCCGGACATGTAGCCACCATTTCCTCCGTTGCTCTGCTTCCCCTGGTCCAGGAGCAGCTCGGGGGGCGGCGGAGGCAGAGCCATGTCATCCATCGTCCCTGCAGGGTCCAACTTGCTTGAGAGGCCTGCAGAGTTGACCGAACCCTGGCGACCGACCGACTTTCGCTTTAGCGTCTGGCTGAGATCCGCCAGGAAATTAGGCTGACCTGAGCTGCATTTTGGAGAGGTTTGAGAAGGTGGCGAGATTGGAGGAGGTGGTTCTGGGGTGGCGTTGCTGCGCCGCCCAAGGGTGGGCGGAGGAGTCTTTTTTAGAGAGTTCTTTCCCCATATTGAGTTGCTGACAAGCGAGATGggcggtggaggaggaggagcttgaGGTTGGGGGTTCACCACGGCTACCCGAGGAGCTCCTCCGCTGTTGGAGTCGTTACCTGGCGGCGGTGGAGGGGGGAAGAGCTCGGAGGCTGGGGGAGGAGGTGGAAAACAGGCGCAGTCAGGCGGTGGAGAGGGGAAGTCGCTGCCGGACTGCTTCGCCTGGCTCACCTTGGCCTGTAAGGCCAAAGGTAGGTTAGCCAGGTTGAGTTTGCCTGGTTTAGGGGGAGCAGGAGGTCCATTTGAAGAGTCCTTCGAAGGAGATCCGTTGGAGGAGTAGGTGGAACATGAGGAGGAAGCAGCAGTGTTGTTCTGAGGAGCAAATTTGCTGAGCAAGTTCCTCCTGGATTCCTCGTAGGAAGAGGAGGAGTTGGATTTGATGCTGGAGTTCCTCTGCGGCGTGGGAGGAGGCTTCTTGACACCCAAAGTGGAAGAGCCAGAAGGCGATCTCCTCAAGGGGGAGCCCAGATTTCCAGGAGGAAGCGGAGGGGGTGGTGGTGTTGGGCCTGAGACAGGTGCTGggggaggcggcggcggcggaggaggaggcggtGCAGGAAAGCTGTTGCTGCtgtctgctggaggaggaggaggaggaaactcTGGAGACTGAAGCTGCTGGGTACCCACAGGCTGCCATTTTGGTTTGGTCTTTACTGCAGGAGGGGAGAGGGGGGCCTTGGGGCTCTCGGTGTGATTGGCTGCTTGAGAAGCTCCTGGAAACTGACTTGCAAGTTGCTTCACTAAAGACATGGCGGGAGCTGCTCCTGTGGGAATGCTTGCCGTTTTAGTCACGCTGTTCAGTTTGGGCAGCGTAGGGGGAGGATGGCTGAACTGCTTCTTTACGGGTCCGAGTGCAGGGAGaggcggcggaggaggaggcggaggaggaggcggaggaggcggcggcggtAGAGCCGGGGTTGGCACGCTCATGGCAGCAGGAGGCGGAGCGGGAGGGAACGGAGAAACCGGAGACATGGGCTTGGGAGCAGTCTGAGGGACAAACCCGGGGGTGAAGGTTTTGGGTGGCGCAGGTGGGGGACCAGGAGGAGGCGGGAACTGAGCGGGTACTGGGAACNNNNNNNNNNNNNNNNNNNNNNNNNNNNNNNNNNNNNNNNNNNNNNNNNNNNNNNNNNNNNNNNNNNNNNNNNNNNNNNNNNNNNNNNNNNNNNNNNNNNGGCGGCGGTGGAGGAGGGGGTGGCGGAGCAGGAGCAGGCGGCGGGGAATCCTCAAAATCTCCATTCGGAGATAGCAGTTCTCGCGGTGGGCTCGGAAACCGCTCCTTCAGAGCCCGCTTCAGCCCGTTGGCGTAGATCGTTTTGCTCACTGGAGTTGGTGTGCACAGCGGGGGAGAGGGAGGCggcgaaggaggaggaggaaacgaCGCACCGTTCGTctgtggagcaggtggaggagcgGGAATGAAGGGGGGTGGGGCTACTGGGCTGGGGGGGCCTAACCTCAACATGGCCATGGCAGACCCGGGGACTGGCATGgatggtggaggaggaggagggggtggaggcGGGACATTAGTTCTTGCAGCGATGTCATTGACATTGGGCTTGATGACCTCTGCTGCAGGTGGTGTCGGTGCCGGGGGGAGGACTTGGCGAGCTATTGCGTGGAGGTGACCGGGTAACTTCTGATTAAGGGAAGGTTTCTGGTTCTGCAGCCTGGTGATGGTGCTGTACTTGTACATGGTGAGAGGCAGGGTGTGGTGGGACACCATCTGAACTGgggggggaggaggtggaggaggaggaggagggggcggcggaggaggaggtggagcaggGGCGAGCTGCTGCTGCGGGGGCATGAAGTTGTAGCTGTCGTTGGTCTGAGGCGGCGGAGACTGAGGTGGCTGAACGGGACTCTGCGGTGGCGGAGGAAACGACGGCTGCGGGGTCTGTTGAGGAGACAGAGGCAGGGGAGGCTGGTGCTGTGGTGGAGATGGTGTCTGGGGTTGCACCGAGGAGGGCTGGGGCTGTTGCTGGGGCTGTTGCTGGGGCTGTTGCTGGGGCTGCGGAGGCGGCGTGAGGATCGGGTGGTCCACCGAATGCTGGCTGTGGTGTCTGTGGCTGTGAGAAGAGTGTGTCGACCCACGGGATGCCTCCATTCtcatctgcagagaaaagagTCTCAGTTACACGATTCACAGAATTTTCAATCAAACCTGGTGCCGATGACGGAAAGCCATACTTTTGAGTTCTCCTCCATCTGGGTACCCCTCTTCCAGGCTTCAGAGAAAATGGAGCTCACCACACTCTGAGACCGGCCGTGAGAGGAGCCGGTGTCCACCCCGCTGTCTGAATGACCCGAATGATTGGACTGGGACTCTGAcaagacacacagacaaacagcttttgtttaatAAGATTAGTCTTTGCATAAATCCTCAACGTAACACCGATACAACATACGCACAAGTTCAGAATTTctgaattctgtggttatttgcaagtgcagaAAAGTCCAGTGCAGCTTGAGGCACTTTGAGCAGAATATCCTTAAGTTTCAGCCAAAATAATAGTGTAATGCAAATGTTAAAGCAATGTTAAGGacaataaaatagtgtttgcatgaaccactataaatTCATTCTTTTATGACACAAACAGCCCCCACcaattttaaaatatccattatttctaacaaaataaaactgaccagGTATGCTGGCGGAGCTGGAGCCCGACCGGATGCTGGAGGTAGAAAGAGAGGACCAATCGTAGGCAGCCTCCGTCCTCTTCATGGCCTCCTGGTAGTTCACGTATAGCTGCTTGCCGTACTATATGGAAACAATGGCAACATGAAAGACCCAAAGacataaacaaataactttCTTTGCTGATTTACTTGTCTAATATTTTGTCTTGAGGGGCATCTTTTGGCTTCGGCCCACCTTAGCG
Coding sequences within:
- the raph1b gene encoding ras-associated and pleckstrin homology domains-containing protein 1b; translation: MEQVSDDELDHGAEEDSDKEDQDLDKMFGAWLGELDKLTQSLDDGRPQKALQKPPLRQETNIANFSYRFSMYNINEALNQGDTVDLDALMADLCSIEQELSTISKPNSTSRSQSKGQQRGPGVRSASAKHTGTSGGGSSGGSSSSSTRASPANTVRGGSVGARPTAANISLDDITSQLERASLSMDEAARQTSSSSSSSSSVSSATLRRPSSGSGSSSGGQHRRTGSVGAVSEQDAPSQRSSVNSASASSMDSLDADKLTGGEAEDQSSPGKQGQNQTSTEHATLQRANSKRARRRLDFASREGEVDRATHSYLDRETSLILKSIAGKPSHLLTKEEQAAKLKAEKIRVALEKIKEAQVKKLVIRVHMSDESSKTMMVDERQTVRQVLDSLLDKSHCGYSPDWSLVETITELQMERIFEDHENLVENLLNWTRDSHNKLMFIERIEKYALFKNPQNYLLGRKETSEMADRNKEALLEECFCGGSVSVPEIEGVLWLKEDGKKSWKKRYFLLRASGIYYVPKGKAKASRDLVCFLQLDHVNVYYGQDYRSKYKAPTDYCLALKHPQIQKKSQYIKYLCCDDVRTLHQWVNGIRIAKYGKQLYVNYQEAMKRTEAAYDWSSLSTSSIRSGSSSASIPESQSNHSGHSDSGVDTGSSHGRSQSVVSSIFSEAWKRGTQMEENSKMRMEASRGSTHSSHSHRHHSQHSVDHPILTPPPQPQQQPQQQPQQQPQPSSVQPQTPSPPQHQPPLPLSPQQTPQPSFPPPPQSPVQPPQSPPPQTNDSYNFMPPQQQLAPAPPPPPPPPPPPPPPPPPPVQMVSHHTLPLTMYKYSTITRLQNQKPSLNQKLPGHLHAIARQVLPPAPTPPAAEVIKPNVNDIAARTNVPPPPPPPPPPSMPVPGSAMAMLRLGPPSPVAPPPFIPAPPPAPQTNGASFPPPPSPPPSPPLCTPTPVSKTIYANGLKRALKERFPSPPRELLSPNGDFEDSPPPAPAPPPPPPPPFPVPAQFPPPPGPPPAPPKTFTPGFVPQTAPKPMSPVSPFPPAPPPAAMSVPTPALPPPPPPPPPPPPPPPPLPALGPVKKQFSHPPPTLPKLNSVTKTASIPTGAAPAMSLVKQLASQFPGASQAANHTESPKAPLSPPAVKTKPKWQPVGTQQLQSPEFPPPPPPADSSNSFPAPPPPPPPPPPPAPVSGPTPPPPPLPPGNLGSPLRRSPSGSSTLGVKKPPPTPQRNSSIKSNSSSSYEESRRNLLSKFAPQNNTAASSSCSTYSSNGSPSKDSSNGPPAPPKPGKLNLANLPLALQAKVSQAKQSGSDFPSPPPDCACFPPPPPASELFPPPPPPGNDSNSGGAPRVAVVNPQPQAPPPPPPISLVSNSIWGKNSLKKTPPPTLGRRSNATPEPPPPISPPSQTSPKCSSGQPNFLADLSQTLKRKSVGRQGSVNSAGLSSKLDPAGTMDDMALPPPPPELLLDQGKQSNGGNGGYMSGNISGYATLRRGPPPAPPKRGDATKLTGEC